Proteins from one Embleya scabrispora genomic window:
- a CDS encoding SDR family oxidoreductase — translation MTSGPAGPVVVVTGGTRGIGLGLARAFLDRGCRVALCGRGTASTADAARALSAPPERLLAVTADVADRTRIQGLWDRTADTFGTVDVWINNAGTTTHRRPLWDLPAAEIDTVVTVNLLGVAHGSAVALAGFAEQRSGRLWNMEGFGSDGRRMPGLSGYGASKRAVTYLTDALAEEVAAADLGDVRVAHLSPGMVVTDLLTHGYTDRELARSRKVLSLLADRVETVAPWLADRVLADVPNGGRVAWLTRRKALGRFALAPIRRRDPFTAPAAGVDAGTGGRP, via the coding sequence GTGACATCAGGCCCCGCGGGGCCGGTCGTCGTCGTGACCGGCGGCACCCGGGGCATCGGCCTCGGACTCGCCCGCGCATTCCTGGACCGGGGCTGCCGCGTGGCGCTGTGCGGGCGCGGCACCGCATCCACCGCCGACGCCGCGCGGGCCCTGTCCGCGCCTCCCGAACGCCTGCTCGCCGTGACCGCGGACGTGGCCGACCGTACCCGGATCCAGGGCCTGTGGGACCGCACGGCCGACACCTTCGGCACCGTCGACGTGTGGATCAACAACGCGGGCACCACGACCCACCGTCGACCGCTGTGGGACCTGCCCGCCGCCGAGATCGACACGGTCGTCACCGTCAACCTCCTCGGCGTCGCGCACGGATCCGCCGTCGCCCTGGCGGGCTTCGCCGAACAGCGGTCGGGCCGGCTGTGGAACATGGAGGGCTTCGGCTCCGACGGCCGCCGCATGCCGGGCCTGAGCGGCTACGGGGCGAGCAAACGCGCCGTCACCTACCTCACCGACGCACTCGCCGAGGAAGTGGCCGCCGCCGATCTCGGCGACGTCCGCGTGGCCCACCTGTCACCCGGCATGGTCGTCACCGACCTCCTCACCCACGGCTACACCGACCGCGAACTCGCCCGCTCACGCAAGGTCTTGTCGCTGCTCGCCGACCGCGTGGAGACCGTCGCCCCCTGGCTGGCCGACCGTGTGCTCGCCGACGTCCCCAACGGCGGCCGGGTCGCCTGGCTGACCCGCCGCAAGGCGCTCGGCCGATTCGCCCTGGCACCGATCCGCCGGCGCGACCCCTTCACCGCGCCGGCCGCCGGCGTCGACGCCGGCACCGGAGGCCGCCCATGA